TGGAGGCGGCGGAGCAGGTCGATTCACCTGACTCGTACTGTCACTAGCGGGTGTGGAAGGCTCGGGAGAGGTACTCACGGCTTTACCAGAGGTGGAACGCTCTGTTTCCACGGTAGGTGAAGGCGAGTTGCGAGAGAGTAGCTCCGAAACCTGACCCCGCAAGAGAACGGCACTCACCAATACGAATATGCCAATGACACCGCCTGTGAGGATGGCTTTTTGCCATTCTGGAAACCGGGTTGGGTTGATGGTGGGCGGTACGGATGGATGTTGGGGAATAACGGCTTGGGTCGGCTCGGATACAGCCGGCTCAGGGGGGGCTGAAACCGACGCTTCGGTGGAGGGAATCGAGGGCTGTTGGAGGGTATGAGCAACGATATCCGTGGCTTCTACACCCACTGGAGTGGTGTCTTGATTCGCGAGAATTTCGGGAGCCTGGGCTTTTGCAGTATCTTGGGCAACATCCACAACATGAGTTGCTGGCAGCACCAAATGATTCATCATGGCGGCGGCACTGAGAAACCGTTCATTGGGCTGAGGATGAATAGCTTGACTCAGGGTGGCAGCAAACTCCGGGCTGAGATTAGGCACTAAATGCTGCCATAGCAGAACGCCTGTTTGCGGATCGGTTTTGAGTTCTTGAGGGATTTTAAGGGTGAGGAGATAGATAGCCGTGAGCCCTAAGCTATATAAATCGCTGCTGTAGACTGGGCGTCCTGCCAGTTGTTCCATGGGCATATATCCGGGGGTGCCTACCACAATGGAGCGATTCGTTTGCCCTTGGGAATTCACCACGGTACTCATGGTTTCTTTAACGGCCCCAAAATCAATGAGGCTGGGTATGCCGTCCTCTTGGCGCAAGATAATGTTATCGGGCTTAATATCTCGATGAACAATCCGCTGTTGGTGAATATAGTCGATAACTGGCAAGAGCTTGATCAAAATGTCTCGCACTTCCGTCTCACTGAGGGGACCGTGCTGCATTTTTTGGGTCAGGGTTTGACCCGCCACCCACTCTTCTACTAGGTAAAACTGACCAGCCTCTTCTAAAAAAGCGTAAAGCATGGGAATTTGGTCATGGCTTTCTCCCAAACGCTCTAGGATAGCGGCTTCCCTCTGAAATCGATCCTTCACCAATTGATAGATCTGAGGATTATTGTCAATGGGCTTTAACTGTTTGATCACGCATTGGCGTCGGGAAGGCATTTGGGTGTCTTCTGCCAAAAAGGTGGTGCCAAAGCCACCATCACCCAGGACTTTAATGACCCGGTAACGGTTATTCAGTAAAGTTGGGGTTTGAGGGGTTTGCACATGGGGAGTATTGGTACCGGAATTCGTCATGCATCCACCTGGCTGTCGAGAAATAATATGAGGAAGCCTTCATCCCACAATAGAAGCTACCCCTAGAATGTGCAGTGATCCGTTTCGATCTGTCATGTGATTTAAAACAATGCTACCTACAGGGTGAAGCGATCAGCGCCAAGAATATGGAATTTTCCTATCAAACCTATCAACGATCGTTTCAACAGCCCTTGCAAACGAGGTATGGGCAGTGGTCGATCCGTCGAGGTTTGGTGGTTACTTTAGAGGATGATGCTGGCAATATTGGCCAAGGTGAAATTGCGCCTTTATCGTGGTTTGGATCTGAGACTTGGGAACAAGCCCAGGCCTATTGTCAGCAACTGCCACGACAGCTAACGGACGCTCACATCTTGTCTATCCCAGATCGCTATCCGGCTTGCCAGTTTGGATTGGGTTCAGCGTGGGAAGTATTACATCAAAAATCCGTATCAGCGCCTGTTTTTCCTGAGATTTGCGGCCTATTGCCCACCGGAAGCCCTGCTTTGTCCGCCGCTTCAAAGCTATGGGAGCAGGGATATCGAACCTTTAAGTGGAAAATTGGGGTGGATGTCATCGAACAGGAACAGGCTATTTTTCAGCAGCTGATTGAAGCTTTGCCACCGCAAGCCTTGCTGCGCTTAGATGCTAATGGTGGACTAACCTATGAGTCTGTCTGTCGTTGGCTGAAGCTATGTGATCAGGTGACGGACACTCTTAGGATTGAATATCTGGAGCAACCGCTACTCCCCAAGCAATTGTCGGCCATGTTGTCCTTAAGTCAGCAGTTTCAAACCCCATTGGCCTTAGATGAGTCGGTGGCAACTCTGTCTCAGCTGCAGTACTGTGTGCAACAAGGATGGAACGGTATTTTTGTGATTAAACCCGCTATCTGTGGTTATCCCCATCGCTTGCGTCAGTTTTGCCAAGCCCATCCGATTGATGCTGTTTTCTCCTCTGTTTTTGAATCAGAGGTGGGACGGCAAGCCTGTCTAAGATTGGCAGCAGAACTATCGAATCCCCAACGAGCCATTGGGTTTGGTGTTCGCCATTGGTTGTCCCCTGATGAATAACGCTTCGTTCTCGTTTGATCCAGTTAAGCCGTCCAGTGCTAACTTATTGGGTTCTCCCCAAGCAATTTGGCAAAGGGAAGATTGGATTCTGGGCCTAAATCATCAGCGCTGGTTAGAGCGAACTCAGCAACGACAACGGGAGCTACAAGCGGTGATGGAGCGAGAGGGCTATCCCAGAGTCCTGTTAGTTCAGTCTGATTCGCTAGAGTTTTTAGCTGGATTGATGGCGGCGTGTTTATGTGAATGTCCTGTATTTCTCGGGAATCCCCATTGGCAACGTTCTGAATGGCAACAGGTGTTGTCATTAGTTCAACCCCATGTCATTTGGGATGCCTCTCAGTTGCCTCCGGTAGATATCCCAAAACCAGCCTCAGCTAAGCCAGAAGAAAAGGGATGGATTTTAGTCCCTACCGGGGGCTCATCGGGGCAGGTTCGATTTGCGATTCATACTTGGGAGACTCTAACTGCCTCGGTGGAAGGCTGCCAACGTCATTTTTTCGGTGGTGAATTGGATGCCATCAATTCCTGCTGCTGGTTACCCCTGTATCACGTTAGTGGGTTGATGCAGTTTATGCGATCGCTCCTTACATACGGCAAACTCCTCCTCCTCCCGCGCCACTGTTTCTCTTCCAAGACCTCCTTGAGGCCCAACATTGCGGCTTTCCTGGATCCGCAATCTCAGCAACCCCATGCCTATTTTCTCTCTCTCGTTCCCACCCAACTCCAGCGACTCTTACAACAGGGCGGCCCTCGTTTACAGTGGCTCGCCCGATTTCACACCATTTTGGTGGGGGGTGCACCGGCATGGCCCGCTTTACTTCAGGCGGCGCGTCAGCATCATTTGCGGTTAGCCTTAACCTATGGCATGACAGAAACGGCGGCTCAAGTGGCGACCTTAGATCCCGATCAATTCCTGCTCGGAGCAGCCCACAATGGCCATGTTTTGCCCCACGCTCAAATTACCGTTGAACATCAGCAACATCAGGGCATGTTGGCCCATCACATCGGACAGGTGGTCATTAAATGTACCTCTCTTTGTAAAGGGTATTACCCTCAATTATTTGCCGCTTATCACAAATTTTCCACAGATGATTTGGGATATTTCAATGACTCAAGAGAATTACATATTGTCGGTCGTTTAAGTCGCAAGATTATCTCTGGTGGAGAGAATGTTTTTCCCGAAGAAATAGAAGAATTAATTTTAACTACAGGCATGGTAAAAGATGTGACGGTGTTGGGCCAACCCCATCCCGATTGGGGCCAAATCATTACCGCCATTGTGGTTCCTGCAGCAGACTCTTTTTCCCTAATCGCATTGCAGACTTGTCTGAAGAATCAACTCAGCCCGTTTAAACAACCAAAGCAATGGTATGTCTGGTCTCAGCTGCCCCGTAACCCTCAAGGTAAAATCGACCAATCTCAGATGAGGAAACTACTTCAGGTTGATCAGTAGTGACTATAGGGACGGAAATTCTGACATTGACCCATCTAATTTTATTGATATATTTCACTCTGTTAACCCCCGCGAATAAGAGTGAACTTTAGTAAAATCCCTGAGTCAGCCCTGGGGGTTAATGCTAGATTAAACCCAGGTACAAAAAGTCAAAGTTAACAAGTAACCCCGGAACACGTCAGTACCTCCTACCTCTGTTCTGAAGAGCAACCTTCTTCCTGAGAACTTACGATTTGTGGTAATCATTTTCTATAAGAAAAAATTGAAGACCAGAACACTTATCTAGTAAAGATATGTAAGACTTACCTCTTAGAACTGTTGCTGTTGTTAATGTCCACTTTAGTTGTTTTTCTGTAAACTCTATCTATTTTTTCAATTCTGAGCAAACATACATTCTCGGTTTCTATAGGATTAAGGGTTTGGTTGCAATAAGCCAAGCCCTTTAGCCGTTTTAAACAGATTTGTAAGACGCTGATGAAATTAGCATTAAGACATCAGCAATCGTTGCGTAATTTCGATAAATCCTAACCCTTCAGCAGCTTGAGTCATCGCTTGGGGGTGGTGGTCAATCTGCTCTAGGTAGTGAGATAAGTTGGCAACGCCGACGGAGTGCGGAAAAACTTGAGAATCGAATAGGTCTTGATCATTCGGACTATCGCCGATCGTCAAAATTTGGTCTAAATTATATTGCTCCGGTAAATGGTGTTCTAGGACCGTTAGGAGCCCTGCCTGCTTGTTCTGGCCTTTGGGTTTGATATGACACTGCACCGTACTGTAAGTGAAATCAAATCCTGCAGTAGCGCAGAGGTTGGCCATCTGCTCCAAATCGGCCGGATCAAAGCCAGGATTATCAAAGGTCCAATCCGTGATTCTAAAGGCGTTATCCGCTGTGGTCCGTAGATGAGGGAAATGGGTTTGGAGTTGACGAAAGGTGTTAGCTAAGTGAGCACGATGGTCTTTGAGGCCCGGAATGTCTGAAAGTACTTTGCCAGGAGTGTCGGGTTCTTGAAAGAAAAGGCCGCCATTTTCTGCGATCGCACCTTGTATCGGTAAATAATGGGCAAGGCCGCTGACCCAACCCGCCGATCGCCCCGTCACAATCACAACTGTAAACCGCTCTTTGTAAGTCCCATAGGGCTTGACCCAAATGGCTGGGAACTTACCGTCGACGGTGAGGGTGCCATCCATATCGGTGGCAATGAGCTTGATGGAATTGAGTTGATGGGCAGGGAGATCCGCAAAGGAGGAATGGGATGGTGCATGGACTATTCGTGCAGGGCGGTCTTAATTTTACAGTGCGATTAGACGGCCTTATAAATGACGGCACCATCGGACTCACGATTGCCAACGACCAATAGTTCTGCTAAACACAGTTCTTGGACCTTGGATTTAACCATTTCAGGACTTTTTCGGTTGCAATCACACAATCACTCAGAGTGGCCCCCTGCTGATCTCGGCAAATCTCAGAATTGCACATCCAAAGGAGGACTCGTTTGTGTGTATGTACTGACATCTCTGACAATGGTCGGTTGTGTGGTGACATCTGCTGAACTATAGAGCAATCTTTGCTTGAGATTTTTATGATCAACCATCTCTGGAATAAGGAAAAGGTCGACCACTTGACCAATGCCCAGAAACCCGAAGGTACAAAAGTAGAGAATGCCGCTAACGGGTTTGCCTAGGTAGAATCGGTGAATTCCACAGATGCCAAAGGTAGAGAAAAACCAAAGGAGATAGGCAGTACCATTATTAGCCATTGGGGTGTTACGACCTCTGCTGTCTCGAACACTATCCTTCAATTCTAGCCAATGTACCATTTCAGCAGAATCACAACCTTTACCTTTCTATAGAAAAGCAAATGACAGGCATCCCCCTTTCCATATCTAAATCTAATCTGATGGTTTTGATTTTAGATCTAACTGGGTGAGATGCATCCCATTCCCAGGGCATGGATTATGATTTCTAATGTCAAAAAGGAGAAGGTTGCCCCAGCTGACCCATGGCTATTGTCATAGTCACTTAACATAACCGCGTTTCACTAAAACGGTTGTCCATGCACCTGTTGCTTGAAATTGATGTTCTTGCTTTGGGCATCTATAGAGCTAGAAACACTTCAGTCTCTGCTACTAGAGTAAGCAGAATACTCAAATCAAGATACTTCGATCATCGGACTGGGCAGTAAGTCTAGGAGTTCAGGCAGAAGCTGTTTAGTCTTCTAAACGCGTGATTAGAACTTTTAGCTCTTCAGCTAATTCTTGACTGGTAATTTTTTGCTCAGTCTCACTAGTATCATCCATAAACATATTGCCTTTACCCGTCAATAGCCAATCGATGGACACCTGATAATAGGTGTTGAGCAAATTAAAAATCTATATTTAGCAAATAATCACCGCACTCACAGCCAGACCACTGTCTGACAGAGATAGAAAGATTCTTGGCGATTTGAACTTGGGACAACCCCAAATGAGCCCGTAGCTGCTTCATTCGTCTGCCAATTTTTTGGGCTGCAATATTAATAATTAGCTGATCTTTTTCCCGAGTTGCTTGCGAGGCATAGCAGAGTGGCAGATTAGTTTTGATGATTATTGAAGATATTCAAAAGGACTCAAATTGTAGTCATCTAATCCTAAATGCAACCGAAAAAAAAGGTAATCAGATGACAAAGTTTTGTCTAAATATTTTCCAATAAGGACATTTTAGTCGTAATCCTCAAACGAGTTCTATGTAGGAATACGGAT
The genomic region above belongs to Acaryochloris sp. CCMEE 5410 and contains:
- a CDS encoding protein kinase domain-containing protein; translation: MTNSGTNTPHVQTPQTPTLLNNRYRVIKVLGDGGFGTTFLAEDTQMPSRRQCVIKQLKPIDNNPQIYQLVKDRFQREAAILERLGESHDQIPMLYAFLEEAGQFYLVEEWVAGQTLTQKMQHGPLSETEVRDILIKLLPVIDYIHQQRIVHRDIKPDNIILRQEDGIPSLIDFGAVKETMSTVVNSQGQTNRSIVVGTPGYMPMEQLAGRPVYSSDLYSLGLTAIYLLTLKIPQELKTDPQTGVLLWQHLVPNLSPEFAATLSQAIHPQPNERFLSAAAMMNHLVLPATHVVDVAQDTAKAQAPEILANQDTTPVGVEATDIVAHTLQQPSIPSTEASVSAPPEPAVSEPTQAVIPQHPSVPPTINPTRFPEWQKAILTGGVIGIFVLVSAVLLRGQVSELLSRNSPSPTVETERSTSGKAVSTSPEPSTPASDSTSQVNRPAPPPPVEIALPPNADQTNARITGDPGSKNIRSGPGTNYAQTHIAFPGDRITIITSDRDQGGFLWHNVYFPESQAQGWIAAQLVKADQAAPPSPEPTPTPKPTSSNTNATLVGSPESKNIRTGPGTKFPTKHMAYPGDRVRIVGQRKDVGGYLWYEVLFPQSGVRGWIAAQLIQRD
- a CDS encoding o-succinylbenzoate synthase yields the protein MEFSYQTYQRSFQQPLQTRYGQWSIRRGLVVTLEDDAGNIGQGEIAPLSWFGSETWEQAQAYCQQLPRQLTDAHILSIPDRYPACQFGLGSAWEVLHQKSVSAPVFPEICGLLPTGSPALSAASKLWEQGYRTFKWKIGVDVIEQEQAIFQQLIEALPPQALLRLDANGGLTYESVCRWLKLCDQVTDTLRIEYLEQPLLPKQLSAMLSLSQQFQTPLALDESVATLSQLQYCVQQGWNGIFVIKPAICGYPHRLRQFCQAHPIDAVFSSVFESEVGRQACLRLAAELSNPQRAIGFGVRHWLSPDE
- a CDS encoding 2-succinylbenzoate--CoA ligase, whose product is MNNASFSFDPVKPSSANLLGSPQAIWQREDWILGLNHQRWLERTQQRQRELQAVMEREGYPRVLLVQSDSLEFLAGLMAACLCECPVFLGNPHWQRSEWQQVLSLVQPHVIWDASQLPPVDIPKPASAKPEEKGWILVPTGGSSGQVRFAIHTWETLTASVEGCQRHFFGGELDAINSCCWLPLYHVSGLMQFMRSLLTYGKLLLLPRHCFSSKTSLRPNIAAFLDPQSQQPHAYFLSLVPTQLQRLLQQGGPRLQWLARFHTILVGGAPAWPALLQAARQHHLRLALTYGMTETAAQVATLDPDQFLLGAAHNGHVLPHAQITVEHQQHQGMLAHHIGQVVIKCTSLCKGYYPQLFAAYHKFSTDDLGYFNDSRELHIVGRLSRKIISGGENVFPEEIEELILTTGMVKDVTVLGQPHPDWGQIITAIVVPAADSFSLIALQTCLKNQLSPFKQPKQWYVWSQLPRNPQGKIDQSQMRKLLQVDQ
- a CDS encoding HAD hydrolase family protein, coding for MDGTLTVDGKFPAIWVKPYGTYKERFTVVIVTGRSAGWVSGLAHYLPIQGAIAENGGLFFQEPDTPGKVLSDIPGLKDHRAHLANTFRQLQTHFPHLRTTADNAFRITDWTFDNPGFDPADLEQMANLCATAGFDFTYSTVQCHIKPKGQNKQAGLLTVLEHHLPEQYNLDQILTIGDSPNDQDLFDSQVFPHSVGVANLSHYLEQIDHHPQAMTQAAEGLGFIEITQRLLMS
- a CDS encoding TM2 domain-containing protein, with translation MVHWLELKDSVRDSRGRNTPMANNGTAYLLWFFSTFGICGIHRFYLGKPVSGILYFCTFGFLGIGQVVDLFLIPEMVDHKNLKQRLLYSSADVTTQPTIVRDVSTYTQTSPPLDVQF
- a CDS encoding helix-turn-helix domain-containing protein, whose product is MKQLRAHLGLSQVQIAKNLSISVRQWSGCECGDYLLNIDF